In a genomic window of Melanotaenia boesemani isolate fMelBoe1 chromosome 1, fMelBoe1.pri, whole genome shotgun sequence:
- the tcf12 gene encoding transcription factor 12 isoform X10: MYCAYPVPGMGSNSLMYYYNGKSVYAPSPNSEDFNRDPPSYASPKPSSSMFASTFFDGTHSSSDPWNSSSGIGQPGYGGMLAGSSSHMPQSGNYSSLHSHERLNYPAHSVSPDINASLPPMSSFHRSNTSTSPFVTAAHTPSVNSADGVMVAANRGTAGSSQTGDALGKALASIYSPDHTSSSFPSNPSTPVGSPSPLTATAGVASAGTVVTAAGTPSGRPGTNQWPRASGQSPSSPNYENSLHSLSRMEDRLDRLDDAILVLRNHAVGSTTSLPSDIHSLLGQAQNGPIAAIGPNFPASALVSSRTAAMQGGDDAASLNNSHGGLTSAGSTSSTELNHQVEAFRALTSGLSGQVPATLELKVEKQDKDDMHDSLSTDAKSDEESDTRDMKTPRVGQRTSSITEDEDLNPEQKAERERERRMANNARERLRVRDINEAFKELGRMCQLHLKSEKPQTKLLILHQAVAVILSLEQQVRERNLNPKAACLKRREEEKVSGSSSDAQQAHTGVHPGLTDTPNPMGHL, encoded by the exons ATGTATTGCGCCTACCCTGTCCCTGGAATGGGCAGTAACTCTTTAATGTATTACTACAACGGGAAATCG GTGTACGCACCGTCTCCAAACTCAGAGGACTTCAACAGAGATCCTCCTTCTTATGCTTCTCCAAAACCCTCCAGCAGTATGTTTGCAAGCACTTTTTTTG ATGGTACCCACAGTTCATCTGACCCATGGAATTCGTCCAGTGGGATTGGTCAGCCTGGTTATGGTGGAATGCTCGCAGGATCTTCATCGCACATGCCACAGTCTGGAAACTACAGCAGCCTGCACTCACACGAGCGTTTG AATTACCCTGCACACTCAGTCTCTCCGGACATCAATGCCAGTCTTCCTCCAATGTCGAGCTTCCACCGAAGCAACACCAGCACTTCACCATTCGTCACTGCAGCACACACCCCGTCAGTTAACTCAGCCGATGGGGTTATGG TTGCTGCAAATCGGGGGACTGCTGGAAGCTCACAGACTGGAGATGCGCTAGGCAAGGCTTTAGCTTCG ATTTACTCACCTGACCACACTAGCAGTAGTTTTCCATCCAATCCATCGACACCTGTGGGTTCTCCTTCCCCTCTGACAGCCACAGCAGGTGTTGCCTCAGCAGGTACTGTGGTGACTGCTGCTGGTACCCCGTCTGGAAGGCCAG GTACCAACCAGTGGCCCCGTGCGAGTGGACAGAGCCCCTCCTCTCCAAATTATGAAAACTCTCTTCACTCACTG TCTCGAATGGAGGATCGTCTGGACAGATTGGATGATGCAATCCTCGTTCTGAGGAACCATGCAGTGGGCTCCACCACCAGTCTGCCCAGTGACATACACAGTCTGCTGGGACAGGCACAAAACGGGCCAATAGCAGCCATTGGACCAAACTTCCCTGCCTCTGCGCTGGTTTCAAGTCGGACTGCAGCGATG cagggtgGTGATGACGCCGCTAGCCTGAACAACAGCCATGGAGGACTGACCAGCGCTGGCTCTACATCCAGCACAGAACTCAACCACCAAGTGGAGGCGTTCAGAG CTCTTACTTCAGGGTTGTCAGGCCAGGTGCCTGCCACTCTGGAGCTGAAGGTTGAGAAACAGGATAAGGATGACATGCATGACAGCCTTTCCACGGATGCAAAGTCAGATGAAGAAAGCGACACAAGAGATATGAAGACACCCAGAGTAGGCCAACGCACAAg CAGCATCACTGAAGATGAGGATCTGAATCCAGAGCAGAAGGCTGAACGTGAACGGGAGAGGAGAATGGCTAATAATGCCCGTGAACGCCTGAGGGTGCGAGACATCAACGAGGCCTTCAAGGAGCTGGGTCGTATGTGCCAGCTGCACCTGAAAAGCGAGAAGCCCCAGACTAAACTGCTCATCCTCCATCAGGCTGTGGCCGTCATTCTTAGCTTGGAGCAGCAAGTCAGAG
- the tcf12 gene encoding transcription factor 12 isoform X9: MYCAYPVPGMGSNSLMYYYNGKSVYAPSPNSEDFNRDPPSYASPKPSSSMFASTFFDGTHSSSDPWNSSSGIGQPGYGGMLAGSSSHMPQSGNYSSLHSHERLNYPAHSVSPDINASLPPMSSFHRSNTSTSPFVTAAHTPSVNSADGVMVAANRGTAGSSQTGDALGKALASIYSPDHTSSSFPSNPSTPVGSPSPLTATAGVASAGTVVTAAGTPSGRPGTNQWPRASGQSPSSPNYENSLHSLKNRVHQQLHEHLQDAMSFLKDVCESRMEDRLDRLDDAILVLRNHAVGSTTSLPSDIHSLLGQAQNGPIAAIGPNFPASALVSSRTAAMQGGDDAASLNNSHGGLTSAGSTSSTELNHQVEAFRALTSGLSGQVPATLELKVEKQDKDDMHDSLSTDAKSDEESDTRDMKTPRVGQRTSSITEDEDLNPEQKAERERERRMANNARERLRVRDINEAFKELGRMCQLHLKSEKPQTKLLILHQAVAVILSLEQQVRERNLNPKAACLKRREEEKVSGSSSDAQQAHTGVHPGLTDTPNPMGHL; the protein is encoded by the exons ATGTATTGCGCCTACCCTGTCCCTGGAATGGGCAGTAACTCTTTAATGTATTACTACAACGGGAAATCG GTGTACGCACCGTCTCCAAACTCAGAGGACTTCAACAGAGATCCTCCTTCTTATGCTTCTCCAAAACCCTCCAGCAGTATGTTTGCAAGCACTTTTTTTG ATGGTACCCACAGTTCATCTGACCCATGGAATTCGTCCAGTGGGATTGGTCAGCCTGGTTATGGTGGAATGCTCGCAGGATCTTCATCGCACATGCCACAGTCTGGAAACTACAGCAGCCTGCACTCACACGAGCGTTTG AATTACCCTGCACACTCAGTCTCTCCGGACATCAATGCCAGTCTTCCTCCAATGTCGAGCTTCCACCGAAGCAACACCAGCACTTCACCATTCGTCACTGCAGCACACACCCCGTCAGTTAACTCAGCCGATGGGGTTATGG TTGCTGCAAATCGGGGGACTGCTGGAAGCTCACAGACTGGAGATGCGCTAGGCAAGGCTTTAGCTTCG ATTTACTCACCTGACCACACTAGCAGTAGTTTTCCATCCAATCCATCGACACCTGTGGGTTCTCCTTCCCCTCTGACAGCCACAGCAGGTGTTGCCTCAGCAGGTACTGTGGTGACTGCTGCTGGTACCCCGTCTGGAAGGCCAG GTACCAACCAGTGGCCCCGTGCGAGTGGACAGAGCCCCTCCTCTCCAAATTATGAAAACTCTCTTCACTCACTG AAAAACAGAGTTCATCAGCAGTTACATGAGCATCTCCAGGATGCCATGTCTTTCTTAAAGGATGTCTGTGAG TCTCGAATGGAGGATCGTCTGGACAGATTGGATGATGCAATCCTCGTTCTGAGGAACCATGCAGTGGGCTCCACCACCAGTCTGCCCAGTGACATACACAGTCTGCTGGGACAGGCACAAAACGGGCCAATAGCAGCCATTGGACCAAACTTCCCTGCCTCTGCGCTGGTTTCAAGTCGGACTGCAGCGATG cagggtgGTGATGACGCCGCTAGCCTGAACAACAGCCATGGAGGACTGACCAGCGCTGGCTCTACATCCAGCACAGAACTCAACCACCAAGTGGAGGCGTTCAGAG CTCTTACTTCAGGGTTGTCAGGCCAGGTGCCTGCCACTCTGGAGCTGAAGGTTGAGAAACAGGATAAGGATGACATGCATGACAGCCTTTCCACGGATGCAAAGTCAGATGAAGAAAGCGACACAAGAGATATGAAGACACCCAGAGTAGGCCAACGCACAAg CAGCATCACTGAAGATGAGGATCTGAATCCAGAGCAGAAGGCTGAACGTGAACGGGAGAGGAGAATGGCTAATAATGCCCGTGAACGCCTGAGGGTGCGAGACATCAACGAGGCCTTCAAGGAGCTGGGTCGTATGTGCCAGCTGCACCTGAAAAGCGAGAAGCCCCAGACTAAACTGCTCATCCTCCATCAGGCTGTGGCCGTCATTCTTAGCTTGGAGCAGCAAGTCAGAG